A single Camelus ferus isolate YT-003-E chromosome 3, BCGSAC_Cfer_1.0, whole genome shotgun sequence DNA region contains:
- the LOC116660205 gene encoding wiskott-Aldrich syndrome protein homolog 1-like: MSPPRSTPSPRRCRRRDLAPGQHRVASQEHTPLPAAAAAADPRTRTAPRRLPGAHPSPRRCRRRRPRTRTAPRRLPGAHPSPRRCRRRRPRTRTAPRRLPGAHPSPRRCQPPPTRHPDSHRVASQEHTPLPAAAAAADLAPGQHRVASQEQVTATHVAFQEHTPLPAAAAAADLAPGQHRVASQEQADRHTCRLPGAPLSPPLPPPPTSHPDSTASPPRSTPLSPPLPPPPDLAPGQHRVASQEHTPLPAAAAAADLAPGQHRVASQEHTPLPAAAAAADLAPGQHRALFPGAHPSPRRCRRRRTSHPDSTASPPRSRLTATHVASQEHTPLPAAAADLAPGQHRVASQEQADRQTRTPRTWGSRHCSRPRGNNSTSPGACTVKPASQRPQPRPCDRTAPASRYQAMT, from the coding sequence ATGTCGCCTCCCAGGAGCACACCCTctccccgccgctgccgccgccgcgaCCTCGCACCCGGACAGCACCGCGTCGCCTCCCAGGAgcacacccctctccccgccgctgccgccgccgccgaccCTCGCACCCGGACAGCACCGCGTCGCCTCCCAGGAgcacacccctctccccgccgctgccgccgccgccgaccTCGCACCCGGACAGCACCGCGTCGCCTCCCAGGAgcacacccctctccccgccgctgccgccgccgccgaccTCGCACCCGGACAGCACCGCGTCGCCTCCCAGGAgcacacccctctccccgccgctGCCAGCCGCCGCCGACTCGCCACCCGGACAGCCACCGCGTCGCCTCCCAGGAgcacacccctctccccgccgctgccgccgccgccgaccTCGCACCCGGACAGCACCGcgtcgcctcccaggagcaggtgACCGCCACACATGTCGCCTTCCAGGAgcacacccctctccccgccgctgccgccgccgccgaccTCGCACCCGGACAGCACCGcgtcgcctcccaggagcaggctgaccgcCACACATGTCGCCTCCCAGGAgcacccctctccccgccgctgccgccgccgccgaccTCGCACCCGGACAGCACCGCGTCGCCTCCCAGGAgcacacccctctccccgccgctgccgccgccgccggacCTCGCACCCGGACAGCACCGCGTCGCCTCCCAGGAgcacacccctctccccgccgctgccgccgccgccgaccTCGCACCCGGACAGCACCGCGTCGCCTCCCAGGAgcacacccctctccccgccgctgccgccgccgccgaccTCGCACCCGGACAGCACCGCGCCCTCTTCCCAGGAgcacacccctctccccgccgctgccgccgccgccgaaCCTCGCACCCGGACAGCACCGcgtcgcctcccaggagcaggctgaccgcCACACATGTCGCCTCCCAGGAgcacacccctctccccgccgctgccgccgaCCTCGCACCCGGACAGCACCGcgtcgcctcccaggagcaggctgaccgcCAGACACGCACCCCTCGAACATGGGGAAGCAGACACTGCTCCAGGCCACGGGGAAATAACTCAACAAGTCCAGGAGCTTGCACGGTCAAGCCCGCATCCCAGAGGCCGCAGCCGCGGCCCTGCGACCGCACCGCACCCGCCTCCCGGTATCAGGCCATGACCTGA